The region AAGTTTCCTGAACACCCTTAAGAAGTTCAATTGGTTTTTGTAATAATTCGTGACCAATTTCAATAATTTTGTCAATTACATTCAACGAAACAGTCCTGTTTGAGATTCTGTTTGCTGTTTCTATCATACACAACAAAAAGCCCTTAATTCCATAACCATAGAGATGTAAATTCTTCATTTCGGTTTTGAAAAGTTCTTGTGAAATAGTGTTTTGTGGATGATAATTTTCAAGCAATGCACAAAATTGTTTTTCAGCTTCCTGAAAATAGGGTTCATTTACCCACAAAGTATCATCTGCGTCGAATGCAATGGTTGTTATTTTGTTATTCATTTTCTATTGTTCATTTTTTTGCTGGGTTGCTGTCGTTTTATCCTGACCAATAAAGTTTTACGGCTTAGCACAATAGCGAATTTTTAGCACAAAAGTTCATTCGAAGAACGAAAGTTGAACCTTGCACAAATGTCAAATCAAAGCCGTTCAGCCCAGCTTTGGCAATACCTTGTTATCGGTTGTTTTACTTTTTTATCTAAACAAAAAGTGTTGTTTGTTTCGTGTCTGCTGTCCCTTTTAGTTTGTATAAATTTTTTTTCTTTTCTTTAACAACTTCGATAAAATCTAATTTCTTTAAATAGTTGTTTAACTTCTGTGTTGTCCAAGGGAGATTTAGTTTTGCAAGAAGTTCTTTTGCACTCAATGGTCTGTCGATAAAAACTGTACGAATTTTAGCTTCGAGTGTTTCATTGTCTGTCGGTTCTGGAACAATAGATATTTGTTTTGTATCTGTTGTGTTGTAGGTTTTTGGCAATTCAACTCCGTTAAAGTCAATAGGAATTGCACCTTTTTGAATTAAGAGGTTATTCGCATTTTTTTCGTTTGGTTCAGGTTTTCTCACAAAGATTTTTCTACCTTTTCTTAAACCATCAACTACACCTGACCAAGTCCCGCCTTTTTCTGCTGATTCAGCAACATAGATTTCGTCAGCGAGTCCATAAATAATTGGATTTCGTGCCATTGCCAATTCTGCTTTCCACTGAGCTTTCGGAAAGAAAGTGCTTAGAACCAAAACATCTCCATCTATGATTTGCTTGTAATAGTTCTTAAAACCTGAACTAAAAGTCATTATACCTTGAGGTAATACTATAACACTTTGTCCCTTGTAGTTTATTGCTGAATCCAATGCTTGTTTGTCAACGCCTTTGGCAAAACCACTTACTACAACTTTAAATTCCTTAATCGCAAGTTTTGCAATGTTGTCTGTAAAGTTTAATGCAATTTCTGAAGCATCCCTTGAACCAACAATTGCAATAGATTTTTCTTCTAGGATTTTCTTGTTCCCTTTTACATACAATACCGCAGGAGAATGGGCTACCTTTAAATTTGTTTTTAATGTTTTGGAGTATTCGGGTGAAATGATTGGAATAATTTCAAAACCTTGACTAAAAAAAGATTCCGCCAAAAAAGCATTACTTGCTAATTCAGATTTTGCCAGTCTTAAATCTGAAACTTGTTTTTCATCTAATTGATATTGGTCTCTCCAAGCATTTTCATTT is a window of Ignavibacterium sp. DNA encoding:
- a CDS encoding DNA-processing protein DprA is translated as MKEEEATYWIALAHLPRWGHLKINNLIIRFFYENKISIEEFFQLNENAWRDQYQLDEKQVSDLRLAKSELASNAFLAESFFSQGFEIIPIISPEYSKTLKTNLKVAHSPAVLYVKGNKKILEEKSIAIVGSRDASEIALNFTDNIAKLAIKEFKVVVSGFAKGVDKQALDSAINYKGQSVIVLPQGIMTFSSGFKNYYKQIIDGDVLVLSTFFPKAQWKAELAMARNPIIYGLADEIYVAESAEKGGTWSGVVDGLRKGRKIFVRKPEPNEKNANNLLIQKGAIPIDFNGVELPKTYNTTDTKQISIVPEPTDNETLEAKIRTVFIDRPLSAKELLAKLNLPWTTQKLNNYLKKLDFIEVVKEKKKNLYKLKGTADTKQTTLFV